Below is a window of Pogona vitticeps strain Pit_001003342236 chromosome 9, PviZW2.1, whole genome shotgun sequence DNA.
ACTTTGGGCCACGTCCTGATTTACCCCACAGGCTTGTAGTGCAGAATAAGAGTTGGTAAGGATGAGGGTGAGTGAGCCGTGCATGCTACCTTGACCTCATGGGTAGGAAGAAGGCATGCAAATGTAACAAACAGATAAATCATGCTGCAATCCAAAAAGATGTCACGGGTTATGATGGAGTTGAGTGGCCCCCCTGGCATTTGTGTAAATATAGATTGGGTGCCTCACAtgtctttctttccccttgcagGTGTTGCCGGATATACGAAGCCCCCCAGTTTGCTGACTCCATATGGGAGGAACGCATCCTTCCCAGATTACCCCTGGAATTTCAACCCTTATCTATCCAGCGCTTTCCCTTTAAACAGTTCCAAGCTCCCTGCTTCTCTCTACTCTCCCCATTTCTATCCCAACCCCTTATCGGGATCACTGGCCCAGCTCCCGACCCCCATCTCGCTCCTGCCCACAGAAAGCACCGAGCGAGGCGCAGCCCTCGGGGCGGGCTCTGTCCCCCGTCTCTGCCTGCCCCCGCATGGCACAGCCCTACCCCTGCGGGGAGATGGGAATGGGACCGGCCATCGCGATAAGGAGTTACTGGGTGCCAGGCCCCAGAGCCCGTCCGGGGTCCGAGGGGCCAAAGAGGACGCCGGCTCAGATTCTGAGCTGGAGATCACAGATCTGAGCGAATGTAGTTCGGAGAACGAAGGCTGTGATTTTAGCCCTGACAGCTTGGAGGTGCTAGAGAGCCAGGTGCAGGGTTACAAGCGGCTGGAGACCGGGCGGACCGCAGGAGCCACTCCGAACCCGTCAGACGAGGCAACCAAGGTCGGTCTGAGTGCTGTCAAGGAAGGGAAGAGTCTCCCAGGCAGCTGAATCCAGGCTGCTGGGGGCCAacggctggctcttctccatcaGCAGGCCAGATTCTTAAAAgagttgaaaggaaaggaaaggaaacgaaAACCCCCCTGCTCTGTTTGTTCGATGTCTCTATTTTTATAGGAAAATTTTATTCATGGAATATAACAAGTCTAACCCTTCAAACCATCTCCTCCCCCTTGGCTCCCCACTCCTTCAGGTGGGGCTGGAAGACCACCCCACCTCAAAAAAAGTCAACTGGGGAGGCCCCTTCCTCGGCAGCCCCCACCCCATTGGTTTCCAAAGAACGATCTGACTTAAGTTTGGTGCGAAATCCTCATGCACACCAAAGGGCGGTGGAAAAGGGGGCAGGCAGAGGCGAGGTATGGGTCAGCCTTGCCATGTTTTTGCACTACGGCTTCCAcaagccccaaccagcacagttagtggtgaggaatgatgggagctgtggttGATGAGCATCTAGAAAATCACCTGTCCCCCGGGTGCGTGGCAAGGCAGCCCACCTGCAAGACCGGAAAGAGCCGTTTCCGCACCCTCTGCCAGATACAAGGAGCCTGCCACCAGCCCAAAGACTTATCCTTAGGTTCTCTTCCACACCAAGCGCACAGAAGTTCCTGCCCTCCTCCACAGCACCTCTTGAGAAATCTCACAAGTTAAGCTAATCCCCTTCAACATACCCTCATCCTtgacctttctttcctttcacatTGTGAAAGCAAGGGTCCGGTCCTCATTGAGGTGTGGAAGCAACTCGTGTGCCATTGCGGCTGGCAGAAAGCACTTGGGTGGCTGGCCTGGAGAATCTCGCCACAATGGACTTAGTGGTTGCATAGATCAGCCTTTTAAATATAGAGGCACAGGGAAGgtaaacataccgtatttttctgtgtataagccgccccccccacttttctaatccaaaattaagaaaaataagcggggcttagcaagtgtagggggaaagggatcaaagcactgcaggatcacttttatccctgtttgtttttgttctctcctcagcttacttccatgtataagacgaccctcaatttttagtctaaagattttagacaaaagtatagtcttatacacagaaaaatatgatactCCCCTTAGGAGGTGCTTTTTACATGCTGCATTTAAAGACCTACAGCAGAGATGATGCAAGCGTGGGGAATGCACCGAGCATGTTTTGCATTGCCATACTAGGCTGGGATCTTAGAACTGCTCACATTCTGAGGTTGGCGCATGTGCACCTGCTGGCCAGCGAGGAGTCTCCCACGACCCTGATCTGTGAAATGGCTTTGAGCAAAGTGTTCACCCCAGCAGCTttaataacaaaagcaaaatggaTCAATAAGATATACTACGGCACCTTAAACAGACTAAGGTTTGTTTCAATGCCCTCCCGAAAACCATCATTCTGGTTTCTAGCCCCCCTACCCTTGCCCACCCGACTGCAAGAAAAAACACCAaaccccacccctgccaccctAAAACTACATAGctgcagggaggggaggggggagaggagatgTATTTAACcccttcacccccaccccaccccccaactttTCAAAGTGCAATATTGTCTTGTCATGCTCTGGTGTGAccctctttctgtaaaaaataaaaattttaaaaaaagtcccctCTTCCAGATGAACACTGATGAAAGTTTTCACCCTATCACTGTGCTTGTGTCTCCgtgttttgaagaaaaaaaaacaaagctgtaTTTGTGTGGTTGATATGAAGAAACTGTTTAACTCCcaaccctttctttttcttttgtaaataCTGTTATTAATTTATGAAGtgtaaagaaaagggaaaaaaaaacagatggaaaaaatTTTACGCCTAGTGGGTGTCACTGGCCTCCTAAAGCAATAAAATATCTATTCCTCCTTGTGTCTCCACTCACAGGTAAAAATGAATGTGTGTACGCACGAGTTATGCTCAGGGTGGTTTGGATTTGGTAAAcactgtttctctgtgtgtgaattACTCCAGTTCTAACATGACTGAAGCAGTGGGACACCTAAGATGAGCACACGTTTGTGATCTTAGTGATATCGTAACTTTGAATAAGTCTCATTTCTGTCCCAGGGAACATATAAAAATAGCTTAGTGCAAATCAGAAAGTGAGCTATCCGGATAATGAGGTTTCTCCACCTTTTTCATAACTACATCTTGGTCCCTCCGGACACACCTTCCCGTCTTTTCTTCCCC
It encodes the following:
- the ERFL gene encoding ETS domain-containing transcription factor ERF-like, with product MDCNCVSDLLLTSPMPALWTPGFAFPDWAYKPESSPGSRQIQLWHFILELLQKEEYQNVIAWQGDYGEFVIKDPDEVARLWGIRKCKPHMNYDKLSRALRYYYNKRILHKTKGKRFTYKFNFSKVVLVNYPLLDMAANSPFLLAQNPFNGSNPGADCAPLTPEALQSLFSSPRLADPATRTPLFDRQSETEKLRLDAAFPFLGSGVAGYTKPPSLLTPYGRNASFPDYPWNFNPYLSSAFPLNSSKLPASLYSPHFYPNPLSGSLAQLPTPISLLPTESTERGAALGAGSVPRLCLPPHGTALPLRGDGNGTGHRDKELLGARPQSPSGVRGAKEDAGSDSELEITDLSECSSENEGCDFSPDSLEVLESQVQGYKRLETGRTAGATPNPSDEATKVGLSAVKEGKSLPGS